Part of the Pseudomonas baltica genome is shown below.
ACTGTACCCGCCGCGGCATTCTGCGCCAGACACATCAAGGCCAGGCCAGCACTCATCAACCAGACACGCATCGGGAATCTCCATGACCACTAGTAGCATTCTCACCGCACAGGATCTGAGCAAGGTCGTGCCCAGCGCGGAAGGCGAACTGACCATCCTGCACCATCTCTCCCTGGATTTGAAGCGAGGCGACAGCCTGGCCATCGTCGGCGCCTCCGGCTCGGGCAAATCGACCCTGCTGGGCCTGCTCGCTGGCCTCGACCTGCCCAGTGCCGGGCGCGTGACCCTGGCCGGCCGCGACCTGAGCACCCTGGATGAAGACCAGCGCGCACGCGTGCGGGCCGAACATGTCGGCTTCGTGTTCCAGTCGTTCCAACTGCTCGACAGCCTCAATGCTCTGGAAAACGTCATGCTGCCGCTCGAACTGGACGGCCGCAGCGACGCCCGCGAACGCGCCCGCGGCCTGCTCGAACGGGTCGGCCTGGGCGCGCGCCTGAGCCACTCGCCGCGCCAGTTGTCCGGCGGCGAACAACAGCGTGTGGCCATCGCCCGCGCCTTTGCCGCCGAGCCCGATGTGCTGTTCGCCGACGAACCTACCGGCAACCTCGACAGCCATACCGGTGAACGCATCAGCGACTTGTTGTTCGAACTCAACAAGGAGCGCGGCACGACCCTGGTGCTGGTCACCCACGACGAGCGCCTCGCGCACCGCTGCCACCGCCTGATTCGCCTGGACGCCGGACGTCTGGTCGCCCCTCTGGAGCCTTGATGACTCGCCTGCCCTTGCCGCGTCTGTTCAGCCTCGCCCTGCGCCAACTGTTGCGCGACGCCCGCTCCGGCGAGCTGCGCGTGCTGTTTTTCGCCCTGCTGGTGGCCGTCACCGCCAGCACCGCCATCGGCTATTTCGGTGCTCGCCTCAATGGCGCCATGCTGCTGCGCGCGACCGAATTCCTCGGCGCCGACCTGGTGCTGCAAGGCTCCGGCGCGGCGCGCCCCGAACAGCTGCAGGCACCGACACTGGCGCATGCGCGGGTGGCGGAGTTCACCAGTGTGATCGCCACCGATACCGGCATCCAGCTGTCGAGCATCAAGGCGGTCGACAACCAGTACCCGCTGCGCGGCGAACTCAAAAGCGCTGCCCAGCCGTATGGCGTCGAAACCGCCGGCAATCGTCCCGCGCCCGGTGAGGCCTGGGTCGAGCCGCGCCTGCTGGCGGCCCTGAACCTGAAGATCGGCGACAGCATCGACGTCGGCCAGAAGACCCTGCGCCTGAGCCGGGTGCTGACGTACGAGCCGGACCGCGCCGGCAACTTCTACAGCCTGACGCCTCGGGTGATGATCAACCTTGATGATTTGCCCGCGACCGGCATCATCCAGCCGGGCAGCCGAGTCACCTATCGCGAACTCTGGAGTGGCCAGGCCGAATCCGTGGCGGCCTGGCGCCAGGCGTTGTCCGAACACCTGGACCCCAATCAACGCCTGCTCGACTCCCGCGACAGCAACCAGCAGATCGGCGGCGCCCTGGGCAAGGCCGAACGCTACCTGAACATGGCGAGCCTGGTGGCAGTCCTGCTGGCCGGCGTTGCGGTGGCGCTGTCGGCCAGCCGCTATGCCATGCGCCGCTTCGATGCC
Proteins encoded:
- a CDS encoding ABC transporter ATP-binding protein, encoding MTTSSILTAQDLSKVVPSAEGELTILHHLSLDLKRGDSLAIVGASGSGKSTLLGLLAGLDLPSAGRVTLAGRDLSTLDEDQRARVRAEHVGFVFQSFQLLDSLNALENVMLPLELDGRSDARERARGLLERVGLGARLSHSPRQLSGGEQQRVAIARAFAAEPDVLFADEPTGNLDSHTGERISDLLFELNKERGTTLVLVTHDERLAHRCHRLIRLDAGRLVAPLEP